In Nitrospirota bacterium, a genomic segment contains:
- the malQ gene encoding 4-alpha-glucanotransferase, with the protein MQDQTEQTLLATLAERAGIAHDYHDIAGTLHVTSDDTRRAILTAMGFTVDSAASLTQALQEWDEAPWQRPCEPVRILHDDETEPSLFCYLALEEGKEQSVAVEWQVHDETNVLVQEGSTGPGLSAVEVRLLNGRRHVRVEIPAPRGLSLGYYNLTLRAEGLVGGPVGTMRVIVAPRHCYVPPWLEANQRLWGLALQLYSLSSDRDWGCGDFSDLGRIVEWAGKELGAGVIGLNPLHALRNTKPYHISPYAPNSRLYLNELYIDLEQLPEFYGSEEVRHELLAPEFQANLQALRESRLVDYDTIATTKRTMLELAYRSFLTEAYGGEEPNLRPKTSRALLLEKFIQSEGLPLELYAAFQTLEEERRLIQSKSATWYEWPEPFLTPGQPVREYAERHRKRIRFFQYIQWVASEQLNEIRQTAEKLGMPIGLYHDLALGADRNGAEAWIYQAVLALGADCGAPPDPFAPEGQNWGLPPMNPRALRASGYELLIQLLRNNFRSGGAIRLDHVMSFCRLFWIPRGKPASEGTYVHYPFEDMLAILSLESVRSRTLVIGEDLGTVPDWIRAQLAQARVLSYRVFYFERAADGAMKSPSDYPAQSLAVATTHDLPTLTGFWSGEDLQIRARLSDFADGAAHHHAWEERQRDKRAILSALQRESLLPNGVTQDLATAPAMTNDLCRAIHTYLARTPSCIVLASLEDGLGELSQTNLPGTVDSHPNWTRKYSIPVDEIMCDERLRRLGSVLCSARQLR; encoded by the coding sequence ATGCAGGACCAGACGGAGCAGACACTCCTTGCCACACTCGCTGAACGTGCCGGCATTGCACATGACTATCACGATATAGCCGGAACTCTTCACGTTACGTCCGATGACACCCGCCGCGCCATTCTGACTGCCATGGGATTTACCGTTGATTCAGCCGCATCCCTGACACAGGCATTGCAGGAATGGGATGAAGCACCCTGGCAACGTCCCTGCGAGCCGGTGCGGATCCTCCATGACGATGAGACGGAACCTTCTCTGTTCTGTTATCTCGCACTTGAGGAAGGAAAAGAACAGTCTGTTGCGGTGGAGTGGCAAGTCCACGACGAAACGAATGTCTTGGTGCAGGAAGGGAGCACAGGACCCGGTCTTTCTGCTGTCGAGGTCCGTCTTCTCAACGGTCGACGGCATGTGCGTGTTGAAATACCTGCCCCCCGTGGTCTCTCGCTTGGGTATTATAATTTGACCCTGCGGGCCGAGGGCTTGGTCGGAGGGCCCGTGGGAACGATGCGTGTCATCGTGGCGCCACGCCACTGCTATGTCCCCCCATGGCTCGAAGCAAACCAACGGTTGTGGGGACTGGCCTTGCAGCTCTATTCGTTGTCCTCAGATCGAGATTGGGGATGCGGCGACTTCAGCGATCTCGGGCGGATTGTGGAATGGGCCGGAAAGGAACTCGGCGCCGGAGTCATCGGGCTCAATCCTCTTCATGCGCTCCGGAACACCAAACCCTATCATATCAGCCCCTATGCGCCCAACAGCCGACTGTATCTCAATGAACTCTATATCGATCTCGAGCAGCTGCCGGAATTCTATGGGTCTGAGGAGGTGCGGCACGAGCTGCTTGCTCCCGAGTTTCAAGCCAACCTGCAGGCGCTACGAGAAAGCCGTCTGGTGGACTACGACACCATTGCGACCACGAAACGTACGATGCTTGAGTTGGCCTACCGCTCATTCCTTACAGAGGCCTATGGCGGTGAAGAGCCGAATCTCCGACCAAAAACTTCGCGAGCCTTGCTTCTAGAGAAGTTCATCCAGTCGGAAGGCCTACCGCTTGAGCTCTATGCCGCCTTCCAGACGTTGGAGGAAGAACGCCGACTGATTCAATCCAAGTCAGCCACCTGGTATGAATGGCCTGAACCTTTTCTGACGCCTGGCCAGCCGGTTCGTGAATATGCGGAGCGGCACCGGAAACGCATTCGCTTTTTTCAATACATTCAATGGGTGGCGAGCGAGCAGTTGAATGAGATTCGACAGACAGCCGAGAAGCTGGGGATGCCGATCGGGCTGTATCACGATCTGGCGCTTGGCGCTGATCGCAATGGGGCCGAGGCCTGGATCTATCAAGCCGTCCTGGCGCTCGGAGCCGACTGCGGCGCCCCTCCAGACCCCTTTGCGCCAGAGGGGCAGAATTGGGGCTTACCTCCGATGAATCCTCGCGCCCTCCGCGCCAGCGGCTATGAACTGCTCATTCAACTGCTGCGCAACAATTTCCGATCGGGGGGAGCCATCCGGTTGGATCATGTGATGTCGTTCTGCCGCCTCTTCTGGATTCCGCGTGGGAAGCCCGCATCCGAAGGTACGTATGTGCATTATCCCTTTGAAGACATGTTGGCCATCCTCTCACTGGAGAGTGTTCGATCCAGGACCCTCGTTATCGGAGAAGACCTCGGCACAGTTCCTGATTGGATTAGAGCGCAGCTGGCACAAGCACGAGTGCTGTCCTACCGTGTATTCTACTTCGAGCGCGCCGCGGATGGCGCAATGAAATCACCCAGTGACTATCCCGCACAATCGCTCGCTGTCGCCACGACGCACGACCTGCCGACGCTCACTGGGTTTTGGTCCGGCGAGGATTTGCAAATACGGGCGAGGTTGAGCGATTTTGCAGATGGCGCGGCACACCACCATGCATGGGAAGAGCGCCAGCGAGACAAGAGAGCCATCCTCAGTGCGCTTCAGCGGGAAAGTCTCCTGCCAAACGGCGTGACTCAGGACTTAGCCACCGCGCCTGCCATGACGAACGATCTTTGCCGAGCCATTCATACCTACCTGGCTCGCACGCCATCTTGTATCGTGTTGGCAAGTCTCGAAGACGGCTTGGGCGAATTATCACAAACCAATCTTCCTGGGACGGTCGACAGTCACCCAAACTGGACCCGCAAGTATTCAATTCCCGTGGATGAGATTATGTGTGATGAACGCCTCCGGCGGCTTGGGTCTGTCTTGTGTTCAGCCCGCCAGCTCAGGTAA
- a CDS encoding sigma-54-dependent Fis family transcriptional regulator — MQPANILVADDDAVARDLLVEALKKEGYAVEAFASGEEIIARGRQGQVDLVLTDIRMGAVDGLTVLREFKRMSPDTAVVVLTSFGSLEGAIQAIKQGAYDYLAKPFKKEDITLVVKRSLDHCRLVRENIRIREELKTKDEWSPLVGSSPAMLEVYTLVARVTESKSTVLLQGESGTGKELIARAIHANGPRRDKPFIPVNCGALPDTLLESEMFGYEKGAFTGAVGSKVGLFESANGGTLFLDEIGELGQAVQVKLLRVMQDHEIRRVGGTTSTKIDVRIIAATNRDLEQLVKEGKYRDDLFYRLNVVRITLPPLVERREDIPMLVHHFLEKYATGTAHAVRGVLPETMKLLTQYRWPGNVRELENAIERAVSLGHGPFLTPDDLPAQLRRPEYLSKETAEAIGPGDEGCLSLEEVEKRHLVRVLKETKGNKVRAAKILGIDRRTLYRMAERFGLDLGDDADSGEIE, encoded by the coding sequence ATGCAACCAGCGAATATCCTCGTAGCCGATGACGATGCAGTAGCGAGGGATCTCTTGGTTGAGGCTCTAAAGAAGGAAGGCTATGCCGTTGAAGCCTTTGCCAGCGGAGAGGAGATCATCGCTCGTGGACGCCAGGGGCAAGTGGATCTTGTTCTGACTGATATTCGAATGGGTGCAGTCGATGGGCTTACGGTCCTGCGCGAGTTTAAACGGATGAGCCCTGACACGGCCGTCGTGGTCCTGACATCGTTCGGCTCTCTTGAAGGCGCGATCCAAGCGATCAAGCAAGGAGCCTATGACTATCTCGCCAAGCCGTTTAAGAAAGAGGATATTACACTCGTGGTGAAGCGGAGCCTCGATCACTGCCGCCTCGTTCGAGAAAATATCCGGATTCGTGAAGAGTTAAAAACCAAAGACGAATGGTCGCCGCTGGTGGGAAGCAGTCCCGCTATGCTCGAAGTTTACACGCTGGTCGCCCGAGTAACCGAGAGCAAGAGCACAGTCCTCCTGCAAGGGGAAAGCGGGACCGGCAAGGAGCTCATCGCCAGGGCGATCCATGCGAACGGGCCTCGTCGGGACAAGCCGTTCATTCCGGTGAATTGTGGGGCATTGCCAGATACTCTGTTGGAATCGGAAATGTTCGGGTATGAGAAGGGCGCCTTTACCGGCGCGGTGGGAAGCAAAGTCGGCCTCTTTGAATCTGCGAACGGGGGCACGTTGTTTCTCGATGAAATCGGTGAGTTGGGGCAAGCCGTGCAAGTCAAGCTGCTGAGGGTCATGCAAGATCACGAAATCCGCCGCGTCGGCGGCACAACATCGACGAAGATTGATGTCCGGATTATTGCCGCGACAAATCGGGATCTCGAGCAACTCGTCAAGGAAGGGAAGTATCGGGACGACTTGTTCTATCGCCTCAATGTCGTACGCATCACCTTGCCGCCGCTTGTAGAACGGCGGGAAGACATTCCCATGTTGGTCCATCACTTCTTGGAGAAGTACGCGACGGGAACGGCGCATGCGGTGCGCGGAGTGCTGCCGGAAACGATGAAGTTGTTGACGCAATACCGATGGCCCGGCAATGTGCGCGAATTGGAAAATGCCATTGAACGGGCCGTCTCGTTAGGTCACGGCCCCTTCCTCACGCCGGACGACCTGCCGGCACAGCTGCGTCGGCCTGAGTACCTGTCGAAAGAGACAGCAGAGGCGATTGGCCCAGGCGACGAGGGATGTTTGTCGCTTGAGGAGGTTGAGAAACGTCACCTCGTCCGCGTTTTGAAGGAAACCAAGGGAAACAAAGTCAGAGCCGCGAAGATTCTCGGTATTGACCGGCGCACACTCTATCGGATGGCTGAGCGGTTTGGATTGGATCTTGGGGATGATGCCGACAGTGGAGAGATAGAGTAA
- a CDS encoding Lrp/AsnC ligand binding domain-containing protein: MSDRAYVLINVLPGRTSDVVRALSGIKQLTTIDPCWGKPDIIVIAEVSDQDALTRLVLSRIHEIDGVSQTDTHLVYRLKAGTGK, from the coding sequence ATATCAGATCGGGCCTACGTGCTCATCAATGTACTGCCGGGACGTACAAGTGATGTCGTTCGAGCCCTGTCCGGAATCAAACAGCTTACGACCATCGACCCCTGCTGGGGCAAGCCTGATATTATTGTGATCGCCGAAGTATCGGACCAGGATGCACTCACCCGGCTGGTTCTGAGCCGGATTCATGAGATTGACGGTGTCTCGCAGACGGACACCCATCTTGTCTATCGATTGAAGGCCGGTACCGGTAAGTGA
- a CDS encoding DUF4340 domain-containing protein: MRYWPTLIMVLVLAGLGLYLYIVEFPEKESQERQDTADKKVLLFDQETLSGLTIKTDQYELVFVRMPQQGWVLTAPLTTEADQREVQNLIRALATGTVTRVVEDHPANLTPFGLDNPVTKVTVIAGAARETFLIGDSGPLSSTLYVLRETDHKVLLTTLAPKDFVNKTLMTFRRKDILHMLQGEVERIRLTYPTTEIVLYKGQEKPKSKWKLRYPIEAEADQTEVRTLLFRLEDLKALGIIDPGPERDALAKRLAMPKVKVAIHTADGDQTVRLYKPDEDSGMAIAETRPDGPLYRVNAAVIKDLTKELFVFQDKRLLGIDYTDIAILSVKTPTEQYVLINQQNEWVLEDRPAEKLDQQATDLFVSRVANVPAEDRVSKQAGPLAPYGLVTPTAEFIATGRDGKSRGRLSIGSHADGLAYAMGQRISGIFQIRADLLTQIPKKSELLSAKTEKAL, translated from the coding sequence ATGCGTTATTGGCCTACACTCATCATGGTGCTTGTACTGGCCGGGCTCGGCCTGTACCTCTATATCGTTGAATTTCCAGAGAAAGAATCGCAAGAGCGACAAGACACAGCCGACAAGAAGGTGCTGCTCTTTGACCAGGAGACCCTCTCCGGACTCACCATCAAGACGGATCAGTACGAACTCGTCTTCGTTCGAATGCCACAGCAGGGCTGGGTATTGACCGCGCCTCTCACCACAGAAGCTGATCAGCGGGAGGTACAGAATCTGATTCGGGCTTTGGCCACAGGTACCGTGACCCGCGTCGTCGAGGACCACCCGGCCAATCTGACTCCCTTTGGACTCGACAACCCGGTGACGAAAGTCACCGTCATAGCCGGCGCCGCACGGGAGACCTTCTTGATTGGGGATAGTGGCCCTCTCTCTTCCACACTCTATGTCCTTCGTGAAACGGATCACAAGGTTTTGCTTACCACTTTGGCCCCGAAAGACTTCGTGAACAAGACGTTGATGACCTTCCGGCGTAAGGACATCTTGCATATGTTACAGGGGGAGGTCGAACGGATCCGTCTGACCTATCCGACCACAGAAATTGTGCTCTATAAGGGACAGGAAAAACCCAAGAGCAAATGGAAGCTTCGCTACCCCATCGAAGCCGAAGCCGATCAAACAGAGGTACGGACCCTGCTTTTCAGGCTCGAAGACCTCAAGGCTCTCGGTATCATCGACCCAGGACCTGAACGCGATGCCTTAGCCAAAAGACTGGCCATGCCGAAGGTGAAAGTCGCGATTCATACGGCCGATGGCGATCAGACGGTCAGGCTGTACAAGCCGGATGAAGATAGCGGCATGGCCATCGCGGAAACGAGACCCGATGGCCCCCTCTATCGTGTCAATGCCGCTGTGATCAAGGACCTGACCAAGGAATTATTTGTTTTCCAGGACAAACGGCTGCTCGGCATCGATTACACGGACATCGCCATCCTTTCCGTGAAGACCCCGACCGAACAATATGTGCTGATCAATCAACAAAACGAGTGGGTCCTCGAAGATCGGCCTGCTGAAAAATTGGACCAACAGGCGACCGACTTGTTTGTCAGCCGTGTCGCGAATGTCCCGGCTGAGGATCGGGTGAGCAAGCAGGCTGGGCCATTGGCCCCCTACGGGCTCGTGACCCCGACTGCGGAGTTTATCGCTACAGGGAGGGATGGGAAGAGCAGAGGGAGACTTTCGATTGGGAGCCATGCCGACGGATTGGCCTATGCCATGGGGCAGCGGATCTCGGGGATATTTCAGATTCGCGCGGATCTGCTCACACAGATTCCCAAAAAGAGCGAACTTCTGAGTGCGAAAACGGAGAAGGCCCTCTAA
- a CDS encoding GldG family protein — translation MEMNLKTIPLGVIGVVLAVAGAVSYSLLPEKLWLVSLLEGSALLCLIVFFFVHFMSLKAFSSRRSTRMGANSLLMILLFIGILAIVNFLAARHSIRWDLSENQNFSLAPQTHRVLRSLAREVNITVFTREKDPGYQSYKERLDSYRQASPKISVSFVDPERQPKVAQNYGISRTDTAIFESAGRTVRVTSPSETELTGALIRVSQDSKKRVLFLEGHGEPSLDDRERTGLSAAREILIRQGYDVGTVSLLKEEAVPDQTAILVVAGPRRPVTPEEQERIHGYVEKGGHLLLLIDPDTQADLNPLLKRWGLGLGPGALVDLQDRLAQGDLTSLLVRTFTEHEITQDLSAAVLFPLARHITFDEQAGNAWDFVPLARTSPNSWAETDLKGRVVTLNEQEDIKGPLPMAAALTPKAAQEEGKSRPAIVAIGNSIFATNAFVNFPGNSDFFLHTAAWLAEERNIMAIVPRDSALQPFTPNPLQERALLYLQVILLPATMLFSGVMVWRRRRRL, via the coding sequence GTGGAAATGAACCTCAAAACGATTCCCCTTGGTGTGATCGGAGTGGTTCTGGCGGTGGCTGGGGCGGTCAGTTATAGCCTCCTTCCGGAGAAACTCTGGTTGGTCAGCCTCCTGGAAGGATCGGCGCTTCTGTGTCTGATCGTCTTTTTTTTCGTCCATTTCATGAGCCTGAAAGCTTTTTCCTCCCGTCGTTCTACACGTATGGGCGCAAACAGTCTGCTGATGATCCTCCTCTTCATCGGCATTCTTGCAATCGTGAATTTTCTCGCAGCCCGACATTCCATTCGTTGGGATCTGTCGGAGAACCAGAACTTTTCCCTCGCGCCGCAAACGCATCGCGTGTTGAGAAGTCTCGCGCGCGAGGTGAACATCACCGTCTTTACCAGAGAAAAAGATCCCGGATACCAATCGTATAAGGAGAGACTCGATAGCTATCGGCAAGCGAGCCCGAAGATCTCCGTGTCGTTTGTCGATCCGGAGCGCCAGCCAAAAGTCGCTCAAAACTACGGCATTTCGCGGACAGACACGGCTATTTTTGAAAGCGCCGGTCGCACCGTTCGCGTCACATCTCCATCGGAGACAGAACTCACAGGGGCGTTGATCCGTGTGTCTCAAGACAGCAAGAAACGGGTGTTGTTTCTCGAAGGGCATGGGGAACCGAGTCTAGACGATCGCGAGAGGACCGGACTGTCAGCAGCCAGAGAGATCCTGATTAGACAGGGCTACGACGTCGGCACGGTCAGCTTGCTCAAAGAGGAAGCTGTGCCGGATCAGACAGCGATCCTCGTCGTGGCTGGGCCCCGTCGCCCCGTGACTCCCGAGGAACAGGAACGGATTCACGGCTATGTGGAAAAGGGCGGCCATCTCCTCCTGCTCATCGACCCGGATACGCAGGCCGACCTGAATCCCCTGCTGAAACGATGGGGCCTCGGACTCGGCCCCGGGGCACTCGTCGACCTCCAAGATCGATTAGCCCAGGGAGATCTGACATCTCTGCTGGTCCGTACGTTCACAGAGCATGAAATTACGCAGGACCTCTCCGCCGCTGTGCTGTTTCCCCTCGCCCGACATATTACTTTCGATGAACAGGCCGGCAACGCATGGGATTTCGTGCCGCTCGCCAGAACGTCGCCGAATAGCTGGGCAGAAACTGACTTGAAAGGCCGTGTCGTGACCCTCAATGAACAGGAGGATATAAAAGGTCCCCTGCCAATGGCCGCGGCCCTTACACCGAAAGCCGCACAGGAGGAAGGCAAGTCCCGGCCTGCGATCGTGGCCATTGGCAATTCCATATTTGCGACCAATGCCTTCGTGAACTTTCCAGGGAACAGCGACTTTTTTCTCCACACTGCTGCTTGGTTGGCTGAAGAACGAAACATCATGGCGATCGTCCCAAGGGATTCTGCGCTCCAACCATTTACCCCTAATCCCTTACAGGAACGAGCACTGCTCTATCTCCAAGTGATCCTCCTGCCGGCCACTATGTTGTTCTCCGGCGTCATGGTTTGGCGCCGACGCCGGCGTCTATAA
- a CDS encoding ABC transporter permease subunit: MTPVQAIIAKELRSYFVSPVVYAVGSVFLLTVGLLAYLYVVFAGSQAIQLVQMQGSAQLNLNDLVFRNLFASTRFILLIILPILTMRLFAEERKLRTFEFLLTSPIRINEIVVGKFMGVFLVFLGLLGLTGLMPLTLALFSDFDWYPVLTGYLGLILLGALFLSVGVLASALTENQIVAAFVSIGLLLVLWLLAGLGSLLGDTTIGQAVSYLSFMDHYDHLVRGLIDTKDLVYFFSALILMLFLSHRVVDSARWK; encoded by the coding sequence ATGACACCAGTCCAAGCGATTATCGCAAAAGAGCTGCGTTCGTATTTTGTCTCGCCCGTGGTGTATGCCGTCGGGTCCGTGTTTCTCCTGACCGTAGGACTGCTGGCCTATCTCTACGTCGTTTTTGCCGGATCCCAGGCGATTCAGTTGGTGCAGATGCAGGGAAGCGCCCAACTCAATCTGAACGATCTGGTGTTCAGGAATCTCTTTGCCAGCACCAGATTTATCCTTCTGATTATCCTGCCGATCTTGACGATGAGGTTGTTCGCCGAAGAACGCAAACTCCGCACCTTTGAATTCTTGCTGACCTCTCCGATCCGTATCAACGAGATCGTGGTCGGCAAGTTTATGGGTGTATTCCTCGTGTTTCTGGGCTTACTCGGGTTGACCGGCCTCATGCCGCTTACGCTGGCCCTGTTCAGCGATTTCGATTGGTATCCCGTGCTGACCGGCTATCTTGGATTGATCCTGCTCGGGGCCCTCTTTCTCTCCGTCGGCGTGCTGGCCTCGGCACTGACAGAAAACCAGATCGTCGCGGCCTTTGTCAGTATCGGGCTATTGCTCGTTCTCTGGCTCCTTGCCGGCCTTGGCTCACTGCTTGGGGATACAACCATCGGGCAAGCCGTCTCGTACCTGTCATTCATGGACCATTATGACCACTTGGTGCGCGGGCTGATTGACACAAAAGACCTCGTGTATTTTTTTAGCGCATTGATATTGATGCTCTTTTTATCCCACCGGGTTGTGGACTCGGCACGGTGGAAATGA
- a CDS encoding ATP-binding cassette domain-containing protein, with protein sequence MIEVQKITKRYGQHTALDRVSFSVAKGEVLAFLGPNGAGKTTTMRILTCFMPATEGIARVAGFDCADHPMEVKRRIGYLPETPPVYLELTVTEYLQFVGRLRGLSGKILTSSMQREIERLGLGTVQQRLIGNLSRGYRQRVGLAQALLHDPPILILDEPTVGLDPKQIIEIRELIKNLAGSHSVILSTHILPEATAVCQRVVIISGGRIVAEDTPEQLSARLRQSEKISLTVKSPAADTIGSLKAVQGVQNVFASDAPGTYLLECELGRDVREEVARLAVASGWGLLELKAISMTLEDVFLQLTRHEEGFAPDTVVASAEPASRSV encoded by the coding sequence ATGATTGAAGTTCAAAAGATCACGAAGCGGTATGGACAACATACCGCCCTCGATCGTGTGAGTTTCTCCGTTGCCAAGGGCGAGGTGTTGGCATTCCTGGGCCCGAACGGGGCTGGTAAGACTACCACTATGCGTATCCTGACCTGCTTTATGCCGGCCACCGAGGGCATTGCGCGGGTAGCGGGCTTCGACTGTGCGGACCACCCAATGGAGGTGAAACGCCGGATTGGCTACCTGCCGGAGACTCCGCCGGTCTACCTGGAATTGACGGTCACGGAGTATCTTCAGTTTGTCGGCCGCCTTCGCGGTTTAAGCGGAAAAATCCTCACCTCGTCCATGCAGCGTGAAATCGAGCGGCTCGGTCTCGGCACGGTGCAACAGCGGCTCATCGGGAATCTGTCGCGCGGATACCGCCAACGTGTCGGCCTCGCTCAGGCTCTGCTGCACGATCCTCCGATTTTGATCCTGGATGAACCGACGGTCGGCCTCGACCCGAAACAGATTATTGAGATCCGGGAGTTGATCAAGAACCTGGCTGGATCCCATTCCGTCATCCTGAGCACCCACATTCTTCCGGAAGCGACCGCCGTGTGCCAGCGCGTCGTGATTATCAGCGGTGGGCGCATCGTGGCCGAAGACACCCCTGAGCAGCTCTCGGCGCGTCTGCGACAGTCTGAGAAGATTTCGCTCACAGTCAAATCTCCGGCAGCTGACACGATTGGCAGCTTGAAGGCGGTGCAGGGGGTCCAGAATGTCTTCGCGAGTGACGCCCCCGGCACCTATCTGTTGGAATGCGAACTTGGCCGGGACGTGCGGGAAGAAGTGGCCCGTCTGGCTGTCGCCAGCGGATGGGGTCTGCTTGAACTGAAAGCGATTTCCATGACGTTGGAAGACGTGTTCCTCCAATTGACCAGACATGAGGAAGGCTTCGCACCGGACACAGTCGTTGCTTCAGCAGAACCGGCAAGCCGGTCAGTATGA
- a CDS encoding septal ring lytic transglycosylase RlpA family protein yields MLSHSLGGSRQLLWVLSLGLGLLLSACSWVPKGASQLDVGIEDRGVASWYGESFHGKQAANGELFDMKALTAAHRTLPLGSVVRVVNLKNGKHAHVKITDRGPYVKNRILDLSRGAAAQLGMMEGGLSVVRVQLVGERRPAALLSSKAMETASLAVILGNRAPSWGTETSLSDWEKPASQLVNPLRPPPGDIWIQQRARRLISLQAPDNADHAEITTAVVTGLPQPISLVAVCSFFERSCLFRERLTASPSCDLVSGLTRYAPRRDVTQPFQGKRHSYLV; encoded by the coding sequence ATGCTCAGTCATTCTCTCGGAGGCAGCCGGCAGCTGCTATGGGTACTGAGTCTCGGTCTGGGATTGCTCCTGAGCGCCTGTTCATGGGTTCCTAAGGGGGCGTCTCAATTGGATGTGGGGATTGAGGATCGCGGGGTTGCATCCTGGTATGGCGAGTCATTTCATGGCAAGCAGGCGGCCAACGGCGAACTGTTCGACATGAAGGCATTGACCGCGGCCCATAGGACCCTCCCCCTCGGCAGCGTAGTGCGGGTTGTCAATCTGAAGAACGGAAAGCACGCCCATGTGAAAATCACTGACCGAGGTCCCTATGTCAAAAACAGGATCCTCGATCTTTCTCGTGGCGCAGCGGCTCAGTTAGGGATGATGGAAGGGGGCCTTTCCGTCGTACGGGTTCAGCTGGTTGGGGAGCGGCGGCCAGCTGCGCTACTCTCTTCTAAGGCCATGGAAACGGCATCCCTCGCCGTTATTCTCGGAAATCGAGCCCCATCTTGGGGTACAGAGACATCCCTCTCAGATTGGGAAAAACCTGCTTCCCAGCTGGTCAATCCCCTTCGGCCACCTCCCGGCGATATCTGGATCCAGCAACGGGCCAGACGTTTGATTAGCCTGCAGGCGCCAGATAACGCAGACCATGCAGAAATAACGACCGCCGTTGTTACAGGGCTGCCTCAACCAATCAGCCTAGTCGCCGTATGTTCATTTTTTGAACGGTCGTGCCTATTCCGTGAGCGGCTGACCGCCTCACCGTCTTGCGATCTAGTATCTGGCCTGACGCGCTATGCACCACGCCGCGATGTGACTCAACCTTTCCAAGGCAAGCGTCATTCCTATCTCGTGTGA
- a CDS encoding DMT family transporter, whose protein sequence is MPRLALLLTTFIWGATFPATKAVLEQIPPFSFLFLRFLLGALLVGGGYLLLRFHLHRDPALLRASAIATGWLILGYVFQTIGLNYTTASNSAFITALYVVIVPLILRRFDRRVWVAIGIATVGLWLLVKPSASANLGDLLTLVCAIAFAAHIACLERFTRAVDAPSLFAWQMMAMVVLLCPALLVEQAPAQAFAPTSLLLVGLGVTGGLATGAFAVQMWVQRIVPAQQVALIFASEPAYAAGLSWYFLGETLDLQGWIGSGLILLAVLVGAFGSGSQSSSPSVGTIQPA, encoded by the coding sequence ATGCCACGACTCGCACTCTTACTGACAACATTCATCTGGGGCGCGACATTCCCCGCTACCAAGGCGGTGTTGGAGCAAATCCCGCCATTCTCGTTTCTGTTTCTCAGATTTCTCTTAGGAGCATTGCTGGTCGGGGGAGGGTATCTGCTCTTGAGATTTCACTTGCACCGCGACCCGGCTCTGTTGCGGGCGAGCGCGATCGCCACCGGTTGGCTGATTCTTGGCTATGTCTTCCAAACGATCGGCCTCAACTACACCACGGCATCGAACTCCGCCTTCATTACGGCGCTCTATGTTGTCATCGTGCCGTTGATTCTGCGACGATTCGACCGTCGTGTCTGGGTCGCCATTGGCATCGCAACTGTGGGACTCTGGCTGCTGGTGAAGCCCAGCGCATCAGCGAATCTAGGGGACCTCTTGACGCTCGTCTGCGCGATCGCATTTGCCGCTCATATTGCCTGTCTCGAACGGTTTACACGCGCGGTCGACGCACCATCCTTGTTTGCCTGGCAAATGATGGCGATGGTCGTCCTATTGTGTCCCGCTCTCCTGGTCGAACAGGCACCGGCTCAAGCCTTTGCGCCGACATCGCTGTTGCTTGTCGGGCTCGGGGTGACCGGAGGACTTGCAACGGGGGCTTTTGCCGTTCAGATGTGGGTGCAGCGGATTGTTCCAGCGCAACAGGTCGCGTTGATCTTTGCGTCAGAACCGGCCTATGCAGCTGGCCTTTCTTGGTATTTTCTGGGAGAAACATTGGACCTTCAAGGATGGATTGGGAGCGGCCTTATTTTATTGGCGGTATTGGTGGGGGCTTTCGGAAGCGGCTCCCAGTCGTCCTCCCCGTCGGTTGGCACGATCCAGCCGGCGTAA
- a CDS encoding zinc ribbon domain-containing protein: MPIYEYSCNQCGKHFDATQSVHARAEDTLCPHCHAQSATRLLSACTTQVKGTHKTGFAEMKAYSMLDERMDKFAKLPPLMGKRAAPPAAPPADPTTGGPTDK, from the coding sequence ATGCCGATCTATGAATACAGTTGCAACCAATGCGGGAAGCATTTCGACGCCACCCAATCCGTGCATGCCAGGGCTGAAGATACCCTGTGCCCACACTGTCACGCCCAGAGCGCCACACGGTTACTGTCGGCATGCACAACGCAAGTGAAAGGGACTCACAAGACCGGCTTCGCTGAAATGAAAGCCTACAGCATGTTAGACGAACGGATGGACAAATTCGCCAAACTCCCGCCGCTGATGGGCAAACGTGCGGCACCACCTGCCGCGCCCCCTGCTGACCCTACGACTGGCGGCCCAACGGACAAGTGA